A region from the Arachis ipaensis cultivar K30076 chromosome B01, Araip1.1, whole genome shotgun sequence genome encodes:
- the LOC107615494 gene encoding uncharacterized protein LOC107615494 encodes MEGTANLVVYRDGEIIRNTHEGVRFVCQNQFSFVVPCTMMFMELQNCLCQSMENGTLMRVSRILYRNPVVVFGGLIQFDTMPITDEVTMHNMFQIHRQTQMRQPQIELYVEFEIVEAEGIQNDLEVEDDRAAVYEGMNSDSEEDFEATYEAGDEDEDGDVGVETAADNVVVHPSISQPMNVPPFMRELDLDAMHALEFPEYSNIGIVDPEDEEFRIGMEYSSRKSVVAAIRSYTIARGVDYDVYEFEPQTFYEKCKMYGRGCDWLIRASLIRKKGCWKIRRYNGRHTCTMGVILQDHSKLDSDTVAEAIRPLVEADPSIKVKSIIAEVQSRFNYTISYRKAWLAKQKSIVKVFGDWEEFPSLAVVALDYGSEDAWHWPNSVVADLRDRRRRSQTNHDRLESSVSADTPGWTGPGACAESAGNGGCAESDESGGWTHSGPMAMVHNKEPTQTLHAEVGPDVQVGPEVQVAEVQVDEEHTPTISAYVRMSTRTNLDTPRSV; translated from the exons ATGGAGGGTACCGCAAACTTGGTAGTCTATCGCGACGGTGAGATAATACGTAATACTCATGAGGGAGTGAGGTTTGTGTGCCAGAATCAGTTTTCATTTGTGGTTCCATGCACCATGATGTTTATGGAACTTCAGAACTGTCTCTGTCAAAGCATGGAGAACGGTACGTTAATGAGAGTGAGCAGAATTCTGTACCGAAATCCGGTTGTAGTTTTTGGTGGTCTAATACAGTTTGATACCATGCCAATCACTGACGAAGTGACTATGCATAATATGTTTCAAATTCACCGGCAGACTCAGATGCGACAGCCACAGATTgagctgtatgttgagtttgaaatcGTAGAGGCGGAAGGGATTCAAAATGATTTAGAGGTGGAGGATGATAGAGCTGCAGTGTACGAGGGAATGAATAGTGACAGCGAAGAGGACTTCGAAGCCACTTATGAAGCCGGCGACGAAGACGAGGATGGTGATGTGGGAGTTGAGACAGCAGCGGATAATGTAGTGGTTCACCCCTCGATCAGTCAACCGATGAACGTGCCACCTTTTATGCGTGAGTTGGATCTCGATGCCATGCATGCACTGGAGTTTCCGGAATATTCAAACATAG GCATTGTTGATCCCGAGGACGAAGAGTTCCGGATTGGAATGGAATACAGTTCTAGAAAGTCGGTTGTTGCAGCAATTAGAAGTTACACTATCGCTAGAGGAGTTGACTACGACGTGTATGAGTTTGAGCCACAGACGTTCtatgaaaaatgcaagatgtatGGGCGTGGGTGCGACTGGCTTATCCGAGCCAGCTTGATACGGAAAAAAGGTTGTTGGAAGATACGCAGATACAATGGTAGGCACACGTGCACAATGGGAGTGATTTTACAGGATCATTCCAAGTTGGACTCGGATACAGTTGCTGAGGCTATAAGGCCATTGGTCGAGGCTGACCCGTCCATCAAGGTGAAATCTATAATAGCCGAAGTCCAGTCAAGATTCAACTATACCATCAGTTACcgaaaggcttggttggcaaagcagaagtccATAGTGAAAGTTTTCGGTGATTGGGAGGAGTTTCCAAGCCTTGCCGTGGTGGCTCTCGATTATGGTTCAGAAGATGCCTGG CATTGGCCCAATTCTGTAGTTGCTGATCTCCGTGACCGCCGacgaagaagtcaaaccaatcaTGACCGACTGGAATCGTCAGTATCGGCTGACACACCTGGCTGGACTGGCCCTGGTGCCTGTGCTGAGAGTGCTGGGAATGGTGGCTGTGCTGAGAGTGATGAGAGTGGTGGCTGGACGCACTCTGGTCCTATGGCTATGGTACATAATAAGGAACCGACTCAAACACTGCATGCTGAGGTGGGACCTGATGTGCAGGTGGGACCTGAGGTGCAGGTGGCTGAGGTGCAGGTGGATGAGGAACATACGCCGACAATCTCAGCATATGTCCGAATGAGCACACGTACCAATCTCGATACTCCGAGGTCGGTATGA